From Coffea arabica cultivar ET-39 chromosome 2e, Coffea Arabica ET-39 HiFi, whole genome shotgun sequence, the proteins below share one genomic window:
- the LOC140036452 gene encoding uncharacterized protein, producing MEYKQMWDLEKMERKKDDPEVPAMTITKELQDQHATLMFTDAAMDKKRSRGGLGITTKDHNGKLVKAWAIPTGMMKDAAILEAEAIRSAMLKALEEGWTSLLIHSDCKGLVDRINHKCFGLSLLDVLVEDIVHLRRSFWRCSFIFIGREYNRTNHDLAKFAINLIDETRWELDFPVWLRTEAHKDVLAVCQ from the coding sequence ATGGAGTACAAACAGATGTGGGACTTGGAGAAAATGGAAAGGAAAAAGGATGATCCAGAAGTACCAGCGATGACCATCAcaaaagaacttcaagatcaaCATGCCACCCTAATGTTCACGGATGCAGCAATGGACAAAAAGAGAAGTAGAGGGGGATTGGGCATCACAACAAAGGACCATAATGGAAAACTTGTCAAAGCATGGGCAATCCCTACTGGAATGATGAAGGATGCCGCCATATTAGAAGCTGAAGCAATCAGATCAGCCATGCTCAAAGCTCTGGAAGAAGGGTGGACATCTCTGCTCATACATTCAGATTGTAAAGGTCTAGTGGATAGAATTAATCACAAATGTTTTGGGCTATCTCTGTTAGATGTGTTGGTAGAGGATATTGTACATCTTCGTCGATCCTTTTGGCGATGTTCCTTCATATTTATTGGAAGGGAATATAATCGCACTAATCATGATTTGGCAAAATTTGCCATCAACCTAATTGATGAAACAAGGTGGGAGCTAGACTTCCCTGTGTGGCTTAGGACTGAAGCCCACAAAGATGTCCTGGCTGTGTGCCAGTAG
- the LOC113732946 gene encoding uncharacterized protein has product MHPPLTLHRHPMCAEIIEQFQKCHSDHPIGKFFGKCTELKVKLDRCFRQEKALKRKANFEESKKLKERLQAHRKELAERSQEDKLHAS; this is encoded by the exons ATGCATCCCCCGCTAACATTACACAGGCACCCAATGTGTGCAGAA ATTATCGAACAGTTCCAGAAGTGTCACTCAGATCATCCAATTGGGAAATTTTTTGGTAAATGCACAGAACTCAAAGTAAAGCTTGATCGCTGTTTCAGGCAAGAA AAAGCTTTGAAACGAAAGGCAAATTTTGAAGAGAGCAAGAAGTTGAAGGAGAGGCTCCAAGCACACAGGAAAGAACTTGCTGAGAGAAGCCAAGAAGACAAGCTTCATGCAAGCTGA